Genomic window (Molothrus ater isolate BHLD 08-10-18 breed brown headed cowbird chromosome 7, BPBGC_Mater_1.1, whole genome shotgun sequence):
ttttgggggttttgttttttgggttttttttctccctttttgatTTGTTatggtttctttggttttttttgtttcttatattttgggggtttttttttgttttttgttggtttcttgagtttttttaaagacaagcTTAAAAAAGCTCATCTTCAAGCTTTTAGATCtctggagagaaacaaaagcattCTTGAAGTACAGTTTTCTGTAGTTGACATATGTGGGTCTGtgtgttatttaaaatatcatttgtGAACTTTTAGTAGGAAAACTAGCCAAGCTGCTAAAACAATTTGGTGTGGTTTTGCCAAGTTCACCAGAAGAACAAAGCTCCTTTCTTAATATTACACTGTATTTAGAAAATAGTACCCCCATCCTTGTTTGTGGTGTTAGTCTCACAGGACCAGAGTCAAATAAACACAGAATCCTTAAGGGCAGAGATGACCTCTAAGATCAGTGAGTCCAGCCACTCACCCAGCACTAAGCCAtgttcccaagtgccacatccacacattcTGAACATTTTTAGGGATGGTGAGTCCACCAATGCTTGACACACCCTTTCAGTGCTGAAATGTTTCCTAAAATCTCATCTAAACATTGTCTGGGGTAACTTGAGACTATTGCCTCTTATCCTGTCCCTTGTTACCTTGAAAAAGAGATGGAGCCCCACCTTGCTAAATCCTCCTTTCCTATCTGATGCAGGAATGTTTCTCCCATGTCCTCTTTCATGTGTTTTCATACTACTTTGGTATAGACACCTGCTCTGGGTTATCCAAAGAAGCATGAGGCAGAGTAAGGTATTATTTTTGTTAGACATGCAGTTTTCCTTCCCTGGATGAGcttattttcttgtctttggTCCTTAGTTAAGCAATGAAGCATTCATATGTTGATATGTTGAGTTGATCCAAGTTGAAATAGTGTTCTAAAAGCACTTTCAACTTCTATGGACAGATTTCCTGGAATTTCCACCTGTTGTATAGATCAGAGCAAAGCACCATGTAGGGGACTTGAGAGGCTTTTTTTGTGCAGATCTGGAAGTAGTTGCACTGCAAAAGAAGTTTCATTGCCTTTCATTGACTTTTCCTACCTGTGAAGGTGCAGTAGGGGTCACTGTGAGACTACAGGTACCTGCCAGCACCTCTCCTCTCTGGCAGATTTACTTTGCTAAATACTTTGCTGTCCCTCCTATGGGACAGACCAGCAAACTGCACCAGCTGTACACACAAGAGCAGCAATTCTGAGCCTTGCAGGCATCACAGGTTCCTTCATTCCTGCCCTTGTAAACTGATTTTGAACTATTGGCTGTTTTAACCTGCAGTTCATGTGTAGTGAGTCCTGGCATCCTGCTCTTCTCTTCATAGGTCGCTCAATCAGAAAgtgagaagaaattaaagaaagaagataagaaaaaggaattacaaGAATTAAATGAGCTCTTCAAGCCTGTGGTGGCTGCACAGAAAATTAGCAAAGGTATGACTAACAGATTTCTCTTcatttatgttttattattcATATAGCTACTTAAGGTATAATAACCCTTCAAAAACACCAGTTATTTTAACGAAATAGATGTGACTGTTTCCTTCTCCATGCCAAGTATTTTGTCAGCCCTGACTTGACACTGTTTTGGGAAGCCCTCTGGGGTCAGTAGATCATTAGAATACCAAAAGCTACATTGATGTCGGTCAGCACAGCTGAAGATACTTGGCTGTGTTCTGATTCATCAGTTAGATACTTCTGGATATGTGGCatgatttttgtgtgttttgtgatGGTATTTAAAATagcctgtgtccccaggggaGTGTGAAAACATCCAGAGAAAGAATATAAGATCATAACTGTTGTCTTAACAGAAGACTTGTACTCAAATCAGAGCAGTAAACGCTTTCCAGTTACTTGTATCTGACCTCATAATTAGCAGTAGCATTTGGTTTGGGTCTCTCTTGAGGTTGGTTATTGAACAAACAAATTTTTTGATGCTACCAAGTTTTTACTGACCTATCTTCTAAAGTTTATGGGCAATAATTTTTGACAAAAGAAGTGTgattttcatatatttaaagTAAACCTATCTTTACTCATTGTGGCACTGATCAGCAACGAAGGACACTGTTCTGTTTGTGACCCACAGCTTTCTGTATCAGTTTTCTCTAAATCCAGCAGTTTTTCATTTTGAGTTATTTCAGAAAACTAATATTACCCAGATTTTTAAGTTGCATTTTAAGCAGGTGTTGCTGTACATATAATCACTTTCAGTCAAAAGTGAAGCATCGTGTGAAAAACTCAACCCTAAAATATTCCATGAGAACTTAATTAATACTACAAGTAAAGTATTTCTGATTTAGTCATGTCTCATAAATACACTTAGACCTGCTTCTTTCATTGCTAATGAACTCCTAATGGTCAAATGATTCTTTGGTAGGATGATTTTTACTCAAACTGTAGTTAGGATGATTGGATAGTTCATACTGGAACAACAGTTGCTTATTTTGGGGTCTCTgatcagccttttttttttttctattattaaaggAGGAAAGTGATTGGAGTGAGTGTgtaaattactgtaatttattTGTAGGGGGTTGTTGATCTGTTGGGAAAAGGCTGACATCCAgaagctgctttgctgtgtACTAGGGGCAAGAATAGCTTCATGTATAGGGAAGAAGTTGCACAGAATGATCTCTCTGATGTATTGTAATACACAAACAAATAATTTGCTCAGGCACaccatatttatttctttaaatagttATGGGCAGCTCTGGTACTTGATGTAAATACCATGCAGTAAAAGTAAATTTGGCATGTTCAGAACACGAATTATGTACTTGCCATGAAcactttaaataaattttaattttaaaataacgTATTTTCATTCTCTACTTATCTTCTATAGTCTcagaatttttaatatataactTTTGCTTAAAAActgtattaaaatataaaaacttcCTTCACTCAGGTGCTGACCCAAAATCTGTAGTTTGTGCTTTCTTCAAGCAAGGCCAGTGCACTAAAGGAGACAAGTGCAAGTTTTCTCATGATTTGTCCTTGGAAAGGAAGTGTGAAAAACGAAGTGTCTACATTGATGCTAGAGATGAAGACCTTGAGAAAGGTATAATAATTGTAGAAATTTACTGCTAAGCTATTCTGAAACTGGAATTTTAAGATTAAATGTCTTCTGTATTGTTATGATTATGAAGAACAGTGACTATGGCAGTGTTGTTCTGTCATACAAGTTGCAAGTTGAGCAGTATTTGACCTTTCTTGCAGTTGCTGTTTCCCTCTTAAGTTCTgtagaagggaaaaggggaagtgCAATGAGCAACCAGAGTGGCCTTCCAGAACTGCTACTAGTGTTTGGCCAGATGTGCCCATTTCTACATTTAGGGGTACTTGGGAATTTTTTCTGTGACTTTCTCTCCCCATATGACTTGTTGGCTAAGTATTCtggattttacttttatttagcAGGGATTAGAGATTTTATAGAActtgtttttttcacatttccttaGTTTCAGTGTCTTTATTTGAATTTTAGCCTCTGTCATCCTAAATGTATCTGATGGGATCCCACAGACTCACTGCTAATGTTGTCATTGGTGATTTGCTTCTTTTGGTGGAAGCTTCTTTTGACTTTTAACACAGATAATTTGGTATTATCTCTTTCCAGCCTCCGGTTAGATTAGCTATATTTCTGGATATTACCATCCAACTTTCTCTTTTGTTCAgttgtcttgtttttttcttttcccttgtccACACTCAGTACTGTACAGATGGAATGGCACATTATTGAGTGTTTAACTCACACTTGatgcatttcaaaataaaaatttctagGGCTTTTGAGGTAATTGTCTTTTGAGTGGCATAGGAGAGTTTGAAAACAGTGTTTTAAGAAcctaaatttattttccctaGTATAAGCTACTTAAAATGTAAGAATTGCATGTTACAACTGTTACTAGGCAGAAAACCAGCTTGCTGGCAATATTCAGTATCTGGATTTTTCTGTGAAACCATCTGTTGTCTTTTTCTAGATACAATGGACAACTGGGATGAGAAGAAGCTGGAAGAAGTGGTGAACAAGAAGCATGgtgaggcagaaaagaaaaaacccaaaacccaaatagtaggtcttcttttttttttacttactgtttttttaattgagctCTACTAGGAGGAATTCAGTGCAGTGCAGTCTGGCATTAGATGTGTTTTATCATGATGtaaaaatttataatttataatggagtaaaaatttataattaaaattaaatttataatttataattataattaataataataataataataataataataataataataataataataataataataataataataataataataataataatattctGAGTAGATGGCTGGCCTGATAGTATTTCTTGTagtatctttaaaaattaaaaaaagaaaaccacaaccCAACAGCACTCTTCAGTCCATAAAAAGTTTTCTCATGTACATTACAAATGGATAGTAGGTGAAGTGCTGTATAGAAATGCTCAAGGTTTCAGCAGTATAATACATCCTAATTGCTTAGAAAATGCAAGTATTGTGATCAGTGAAATCTGTTAATGCAGTGACTGAGATATGTATTGACTTATTTATGTACTGGATGTATTGACTTATTTATGTACTGGATGACATACAAGCATTataagattttaaattttcaccTGATTTATGAATTGAGAGTAATTTGTAATTCCTGGGCTCTTAAGTTCACCAATATTTTTTAGTTCTGCATTAAATGGCATAGTGGCATAATccctttttcattctttggGACTATTTCACCTCATTTTTAATACCAAGTAGTTAAATAGTCTATTGGTACAGCCTAAGTTTGCAAAAGTTAAGCATTACTGTGGCTAAATATAAACTATGAATTGCTATTAAAGGTCCTAGGATGGCATCCTGGATGGCTCAGGATCCAGAGCTGGAAGATTTAACAACATGTGAGGCAGATGCAATTGATTTTGTTTAAAACTGCAGGAATGTTGATGAGCAGAAAGAGATGTGCTGTTGGTTTTACAGAAGTGCAGAGTTGCCAGTCTTCTGCCATCTTGTCTCTTTTAATTGGGATCATATTGAGGGATAAAGCTGTTGACCACATGAGTTTTAGATACTCAGTTGCATTactttgtttgctgtttttagTAGCAATGCATTTCACACCTTCcttctgctctgagcacagtTGGCTTGGACTGACTGAACTTCTGACATGGGGTGCAAAATGCTGGGGATGGAAAGAGGACACAGTGCTAACAACCACTGTTTTTATACAGGTCTGCAAATACTTCCTTGATGCTATTGAAAACAACAAATATGGATGGTTTTGGGTCTGTCCAGGTGGAGGAGACAACTGTATGTATCGCCATGCCCTCCCTCCAGGCTTTGTAttaaagaaagacaaaaagaaggaagaaaagcaagatGAAATTTCGTTAGAAGATCTCATAGAAAAAGAGGTAAAGTTGTTATGTATTTTTTGGTGGTAGTTGTTTTCATTACTCTAAAGAGCCACGTAAAAAATTGCAGATTTATGCTAAAAAACTTTTAGATGTTTTTAGAGCTGAATGAGCTGGGGCAAAGGATGCATAGCATTGATTCATGGTTTTGTTTAGAAACTATTACTTAGTGAATAGAATTAACTAGAGCTGCATACTTAGTGCAGCTGTTGCTTACCCTTTTTTAGGAGGCTTCTATTTCTTAACTGCTATTTCTCATTTATCCATTACAACTGCTTCTGTGGCTTTTCTCATCCCCACCAGTGTCTCCTTAGTTGTCCCTTAACTCTCTAATGAGGGAGCAGCACCAAGAGCACAAGGCCTTCTGAAGGTGTTGCTGCTCTGCTTCTTTCTGTCACCATTgcttggcagggctgagctcttgtctttcctttattttctcctccagtTTTCCTATTGATTTTCATTCCAACTCATCTCACTAACTGGAAAATCCCATGTTGAGTCAAATGTTTAAAAAGTGATGCATGTTTAACAGTGTAAGAGTCTCAAGAGGGActtggaaagaaatgttttcaattAGCTTCTAGAAAGAGTAATTAAATATCCAATTTGTTAATAGCCTTTGGAAAGAGTTTCTGGCATTAATCAGTCTCTTCTCTGGACAGCGTGCTGCCTTAGGACCAAATGTTACCAAAATTACTCTAGAGTGTTTTATTGcgtggaagagaagaaaaagacaagaaaaaattgATAAGGCTGAGCAAGATATGGAGAGGaggaaagcagattttaaagCTGGCAAAGCATTGGTGGTAAGTTTTACAGTCCAATTCTTAGTGTAAGAAGAGCAAATAGATAAAGTTTTGTGAAGAGGTAGCTGGCCTGAACTTGTTTTGCTTATTATTATTGCGTgtcatttttgtttccttcttttgtggttggtttgtgtgtgtttttttgtAAGCAGTATGAATTGCATGAGGTGCTAACTGaaggtttttttgctgtgaatAGATCAGTGGACGTGAAGTGTTTGAGTTCCGGCCAGAGTTGGTTGATGCGGACGATGAAGAAGCAGATGACACCCGTTATGTCCAAGGAGCAGGAGATGATGATGAGGTAAAGGAAACAGGATTAAATCAAGGAATGTTTTAGTTGCATTCAAGTTTGAAAAATGTCAGTTTGAAAGCCCTTACAATGAAATTATGAGGCTTGGTTTTTAATACTGCCACAGAGTATATTTTATTGGAAGGTTCATGTTGAAGGTGACAAATGTTGTAGACATCTTGCAGAAGTGAGGATTTTTGTGGAAAAGTGATTAATGCAGAGCATCTTGGTTTATTTTCCAGACAGAAGACCCTGTGTGCATAAATGATGTAGATTTGAACCTGTATGTCCCCAAGGCAGTAGAGGAGACTGGTATTACAGTGGCTAGTCCAGAGAGATTCAGCACATACACTTCAGTAGAAAAAGATGGTGAGTTGTTATTTTGTCCAGCCTGTTTTCATAGTTGATTATCCAGCCTTGCATATTAACCAGGTACATGCAATTTGGCCAATATAAATCTGTGTGAATTTCAAATAAAGTAGCTTCTTCATAGtttcaaaaatcaaaagcaTGTTTAGTAGGATTGTGAATTCAGTTGGTGATTGAGGAACTTGTGACACTGAAATGCCTAAGAattatgtttgttttcagata
Coding sequences:
- the ZC3H15 gene encoding zinc finger CCCH domain-containing protein 15; amino-acid sequence: MPPKKQQQPAGGSKKADQKKKEKIIEDKTFGLKNKKGAKQQKFIKAVTHQVKFGQQNPRQVAQSESEKKLKKEDKKKELQELNELFKPVVAAQKISKGADPKSVVCAFFKQGQCTKGDKCKFSHDLSLERKCEKRSVYIDARDEDLEKDTMDNWDEKKLEEVVNKKHGEAEKKKPKTQIVCKYFLDAIENNKYGWFWVCPGGGDNCMYRHALPPGFVLKKDKKKEEKQDEISLEDLIEKERAALGPNVTKITLECFIAWKRRKRQEKIDKAEQDMERRKADFKAGKALVISGREVFEFRPELVDADDEEADDTRYVQGAGDDDETEDPVCINDVDLNLYVPKAVEETGITVASPERFSTYTSVEKDDNKLNEASGGDINNSEQNDLDEDNDGDGELENGVIDAVPVDENLFTGEDLDELEEELNTLDLEE